From a single Nocardioides sp. dk884 genomic region:
- a CDS encoding ABC transporter permease encodes MTATHLDRTAPTTGGQRTLHDGSSAVDARVVRRRLGPGPRVPFAVLLGPVLLVVGWCVGSATGLLDPRTLSEPWTVVRTAGDLIESGRLQDSLLTSAVRAGLGLALGTVVGVVLAIAAGLSRLGESVVDGPVQIKRSIPSLALIPLLILWFGIGEQMKVITIALGVLVPVYIHTHNGLRAIEGRYAELAETVDLSRTAFVRSIVIPGAMPGFLLGLRFAVTSAILALVVVEQINATSGIGHMITLASSYGQTDVIVVGLVVYAALGLIADGTVRLIERKALTWRRTLG; translated from the coding sequence ATGACCGCTACCCACCTCGACCGCACCGCCCCCACCACCGGCGGCCAGCGGACGCTCCATGACGGCTCCAGCGCCGTCGACGCCCGCGTCGTACGCCGCCGGCTCGGGCCCGGACCACGCGTGCCGTTCGCGGTGCTGCTCGGCCCGGTGCTGCTCGTCGTCGGCTGGTGCGTCGGCTCGGCCACCGGCCTGCTCGACCCGCGCACGCTCAGCGAGCCGTGGACGGTGGTCCGCACCGCCGGGGACCTGATCGAGAGCGGCCGGCTCCAGGACAGCCTGTTGACCTCCGCGGTCCGCGCCGGGCTCGGCCTGGCGCTCGGCACCGTCGTCGGCGTGGTGCTGGCCATCGCCGCCGGGCTCTCCCGGCTCGGTGAGTCGGTGGTCGACGGACCGGTGCAGATCAAGCGCTCCATCCCGAGCCTGGCGCTGATCCCGCTGCTGATCTTGTGGTTCGGCATCGGTGAGCAGATGAAGGTCATCACGATCGCGCTCGGCGTGCTGGTCCCCGTCTACATCCACACCCACAACGGCCTGCGCGCCATCGAGGGCCGCTACGCCGAGCTGGCGGAGACCGTCGATCTGAGCCGCACCGCGTTCGTCCGCAGCATCGTCATCCCGGGGGCGATGCCCGGGTTCCTGCTCGGCCTGCGCTTCGCGGTGACCTCCGCGATCCTCGCGCTCGTCGTGGTCGAGCAGATCAACGCCACCAGCGGGATCGGCCACATGATCACGCTCGCCTCCAGCTATGGCCAGACCGACGTGATCGTCGTCGGCCTGGTCGTCTACGCCGCGCTCGGCCTCATCGCCGACGGCACCGTCCGCCTGATCGAGAGGAAGGCCCTGACATGGCGACGCACCCTGGGCTGA
- a CDS encoding ABC transporter ATP-binding protein, whose translation MATHPGLTPATTTDITGTPVGPDEPHGSAVRVRGLHRRFSEAGGVLNGLDLDIAPGEFVALLGRSGSGKSTLLRALAGLDRDVAGHGTIEVPTNVSVVFQDSRLLPWKRVLDNVVLGLTGKHAQARGRTALEEVGLGGRDRAWPHQLSGGEQQRAALARSLVREPALLLADEPFGALDALTRIRMHTLLRRLCEAHRPAVLLVTHDVDEAIVLADRVIVLDDGVVRSDLTVQLRGRRSQADPEFAALRTRLLGELGVVDDADAVRTEAAS comes from the coding sequence ATGGCGACGCACCCTGGGCTGACGCCCGCCACCACCACTGACATCACCGGCACCCCCGTCGGCCCCGACGAGCCGCACGGCAGCGCCGTACGGGTCCGAGGCCTGCACCGCCGCTTCAGCGAGGCCGGAGGCGTGCTCAACGGCCTCGACCTCGACATCGCCCCCGGCGAGTTCGTCGCCCTGCTCGGGCGCAGCGGCAGCGGCAAGAGCACGCTGCTGCGCGCGCTCGCCGGGCTGGACCGCGACGTCGCCGGCCACGGCACCATCGAGGTCCCGACCAACGTCTCGGTGGTCTTCCAGGACTCCCGGCTGCTCCCGTGGAAGCGGGTCCTGGACAACGTCGTCCTCGGCCTCACCGGCAAGCACGCCCAGGCCCGGGGCCGCACCGCCCTGGAGGAGGTCGGCCTCGGCGGCCGCGACCGCGCCTGGCCGCACCAGCTCTCCGGAGGCGAGCAGCAGCGCGCCGCGCTGGCCCGCTCCCTGGTCCGCGAACCAGCCCTGCTGCTCGCCGACGAGCCGTTCGGCGCGCTCGACGCGCTGACCCGAATCCGCATGCACACGCTGCTGCGCCGCCTGTGCGAGGCGCACCGGCCCGCGGTGCTGCTGGTCACCCACGACGTGGACGAGGCGATCGTGCTGGCCGACCGGGTGATCGTGCTCGACGACGGCGTCGTGCGCTCCGACCTCACCGTGCAGCTGCGCGGTCGCCGCTCGCAGGCCGACCCCGAGTTCGCCGCGCTGCGCACCCGCCTGCTCGGCGAGCTCGGCGTGGTGGACGACGCGGACGCCGTCCGCACGGAGGCCGCGTCATGA
- a CDS encoding CAP domain-containing protein — protein MFFRLGTLIALFALVLAPLAVPSPASAATPEQTYANQAVRATNAVRANHDLGAVKKNACLRKAAAQQARKMAVQQRLFHQDLGPLLQRCGLSAVGENVAVGYPTGRAVVRQGWMKSPGHRANILNGQFNRVGMAARRADNGQWYAAQVLGRVA, from the coding sequence ATGTTTTTTCGTCTCGGAACCCTGATCGCCCTGTTCGCCCTCGTCCTCGCCCCGCTCGCCGTGCCGTCCCCGGCCAGCGCGGCGACGCCCGAGCAGACCTACGCCAACCAGGCCGTGCGCGCGACCAACGCGGTGCGCGCCAACCACGACCTCGGTGCGGTGAAGAAGAACGCCTGCCTGCGCAAGGCCGCCGCCCAGCAGGCGCGCAAGATGGCCGTGCAGCAGCGCCTCTTCCACCAGGACCTCGGCCCGCTGCTGCAGCGCTGCGGCCTCAGCGCGGTGGGGGAGAACGTCGCCGTCGGCTACCCGACCGGGCGCGCCGTCGTGCGCCAGGGCTGGATGAAGTCGCCCGGCCACCGCGCCAACATCCTCAACGGCCAGTTCAACCGGGTCGGGATGGCCGCGCGCCGTGCCGACAACGGCCAGTGGTACGCCGCGCAGGTGCTCGGCCGCGTCGCGTGA
- the ftsX gene encoding permease-like cell division protein FtsX, with the protein MQLRYVFSELRQGLRRNLSMHVAVVLTLFVSLTLVALGVLLNQQADRAAERYGNELQIAVYLCREDDQSPSCNTAATDPQKEEIQAVIDDNAEVASSDFETREEAFDKMRELFDFPDEYFEGSDPVMTAENMPEAIWITLKNPKESAGITSAVAGLPGVSRVVDNREVVVRIYDTLDVLQKGALAVAGFLVLAALLLVANTIRLAAFARRKEIGIMRLVGASTLYITLPFLLEALVTAVISVVLAGGALAALMKFGVQDKLADSLAFIPWIGWPELTTSVVVIAILGPLLTLVPTLLLTRKYLKV; encoded by the coding sequence ATGCAGCTGCGCTACGTCTTCTCCGAGCTCCGTCAGGGGCTGCGCCGCAACCTGTCGATGCACGTCGCGGTCGTCCTCACCCTCTTCGTCTCCCTCACGCTCGTGGCCCTCGGCGTCCTGCTGAACCAGCAGGCCGACCGGGCGGCGGAGCGCTACGGCAACGAGCTCCAGATCGCCGTCTACCTGTGCCGCGAGGACGACCAGTCGCCGTCGTGCAACACCGCGGCGACCGACCCGCAGAAGGAGGAGATCCAGGCCGTCATCGACGACAACGCCGAGGTGGCCTCCTCCGACTTCGAGACGCGGGAGGAGGCCTTCGACAAGATGCGGGAGCTCTTCGACTTCCCCGACGAGTACTTCGAGGGCTCCGACCCGGTCATGACGGCCGAGAACATGCCCGAGGCGATCTGGATCACCCTGAAGAACCCGAAGGAGTCGGCCGGCATCACCAGCGCGGTGGCCGGCCTGCCGGGCGTGAGCCGGGTGGTGGACAACCGCGAGGTCGTGGTGCGCATCTACGACACCCTCGACGTGCTGCAGAAGGGCGCGCTGGCGGTCGCGGGCTTCCTGGTGCTGGCCGCGCTGCTGCTGGTCGCCAACACGATCCGCCTGGCGGCGTTCGCGCGACGCAAGGAGATCGGCATCATGCGGCTGGTCGGCGCCTCCACGCTCTACATCACCTTGCCGTTCCTCCTCGAGGCGCTGGTGACCGCCGTGATCAGCGTGGTCCTGGCCGGCGGCGCGCTCGCGGCGCTGATGAAGTTCGGCGTGCAGGACAAGCTCGCGGACTCCCTGGCGTTCATCCCCTGGATCGGCTGGCCCGAGCTGACGACCTCCGTGGTGGTGATCGCGATCCTCGGTCCGCTGCTCACGCTGGTGCCGACACTCCTGCTGACGCGCAAATACCTCAAAGTCTGA
- a CDS encoding arylmalonate decarboxylase, which produces MTNVVGPRGVFGVIVPSTNTVVEHDYWRAGVEGVAFRAGSMHIADPTMAGDAGFEALLVQIRASIDTAVRDVLTAEPDRMVMGMSAETFWGGLEGNAAFEERMRARTGLPVTTGAGACRAALHELGVRRIAVFSPYQPVADREVGRFFTEAGFDVAAITGLRCPTAMDIARVEEPRLREVVAEIDRPGVEAIVQVGTNLSFVGLAETLEAELGRPVVAINAATLWHALREHGIEDRLPGSGVLLREH; this is translated from the coding sequence ATGACCAACGTCGTGGGCCCGCGGGGCGTCTTCGGGGTGATCGTGCCGAGCACCAACACGGTGGTCGAGCACGACTACTGGCGCGCCGGCGTCGAGGGGGTGGCCTTCCGCGCCGGATCGATGCACATCGCGGACCCGACGATGGCCGGGGACGCCGGGTTCGAGGCGCTGCTCGTGCAGATCCGCGCCTCGATCGACACCGCCGTCCGCGACGTGCTCACCGCCGAGCCGGACCGGATGGTGATGGGCATGTCGGCCGAGACCTTCTGGGGCGGCCTCGAGGGCAACGCCGCCTTCGAGGAGCGGATGCGCGCCCGCACCGGTCTCCCGGTCACCACCGGCGCCGGGGCCTGCCGGGCCGCCCTGCACGAGCTCGGCGTACGACGCATCGCGGTGTTCTCGCCGTACCAGCCGGTCGCCGACCGCGAGGTCGGCCGGTTCTTCACCGAGGCCGGCTTCGACGTCGCGGCGATCACCGGCCTGCGCTGCCCCACCGCCATGGACATCGCCCGCGTCGAGGAGCCCCGGCTGCGCGAGGTGGTGGCCGAGATCGACCGCCCCGGCGTGGAGGCGATCGTGCAGGTCGGCACCAACCTCTCCTTCGTGGGCCTCGCCGAGACCCTCGAGGCCGAGCTCGGCCGCCCGGTGGTCGCCATCAACGCCGCCACGCTCTGGCACGCCCTGCGCGAGCACGGCATCGAGGACCGCCTCCCCGGCTCCGGCGTACTCCTGCGCGAGCACTGA
- the prfB gene encoding peptide chain release factor 2, whose translation MAGPDFDVEIKQLQATMRTIEQVLDVDAMKVEIADLGEQVGAPDLWDDQANATRVTGRLSTLQGELERFESLASRIEDVGLMAEMAQEEGDAEVLAEAQIELERVKKSVEGLEVRTLLSGEYDSREALVTIRAGAGGVDAADFAEMLMRMYTRWAEQHKYSVEVFDTSYAEEAGLKSATFAIHAPYGYGTLSVEAGTHRLVRISPFDNQGRRQTSFAAVEVVPVLEQTDEIDIPDEEIRVDVYRSGGPGGQSVNTTDSAVRLTHIPTGTVVSCQNEKSQLQNKASAMVVLKAKLLARKKAEEKAHLDELKGDVQASWGDQMRNYVLNPYQVVKDLRTGYEVGNPSSVFDGDIDGFLEAGIRWRRGAEKADEN comes from the coding sequence GTGGCCGGACCGGACTTCGACGTCGAGATCAAGCAGCTCCAGGCAACCATGCGCACCATCGAGCAGGTGCTCGACGTGGATGCCATGAAGGTCGAGATCGCCGACCTCGGTGAGCAGGTGGGTGCCCCCGACCTGTGGGACGACCAGGCCAACGCCACGCGCGTGACCGGCCGGCTCTCCACCCTCCAGGGCGAGCTCGAGCGCTTCGAGAGCCTCGCGAGCCGCATCGAGGACGTCGGCCTGATGGCCGAGATGGCCCAGGAGGAGGGCGACGCCGAGGTGCTCGCCGAGGCGCAGATCGAGCTCGAACGCGTCAAGAAGTCCGTCGAGGGCCTCGAGGTCCGCACCCTGCTCTCCGGTGAGTACGACTCCCGCGAGGCCCTGGTGACCATCCGCGCCGGCGCCGGTGGCGTCGACGCCGCGGACTTCGCCGAGATGCTGATGCGCATGTACACGCGCTGGGCCGAGCAGCACAAGTACTCCGTCGAGGTCTTCGACACCTCCTACGCCGAGGAGGCCGGCCTGAAGTCGGCGACCTTCGCCATCCACGCGCCGTACGGCTACGGCACGCTGAGCGTCGAGGCCGGCACCCACCGCCTCGTGCGGATCAGCCCCTTCGACAACCAGGGCCGCCGCCAGACGTCGTTCGCCGCCGTCGAGGTGGTGCCGGTGCTCGAGCAGACCGACGAGATCGACATCCCCGACGAGGAGATCCGCGTCGACGTCTACCGCTCCGGTGGCCCGGGCGGTCAGTCGGTCAACACCACCGACTCCGCGGTCCGCCTGACTCACATCCCCACGGGCACCGTGGTGAGCTGTCAGAACGAGAAGAGCCAGCTGCAGAACAAGGCCAGCGCGATGGTCGTGCTCAAGGCCAAGCTGCTGGCCCGCAAGAAGGCCGAGGAGAAGGCGCACCTCGACGAGCTCAAGGGCGACGTGCAGGCCAGCTGGGGCGACCAGATGCGCAACTACGTGCTGAACCCCTACCAGGTCGTCAAGGACCTGCGCACCGGCTACGAGGTGGGCAACCCCAGCTCGGTGTTCGACGGCGACATCGACGGCTTCCTCGAGGCGGGCATCCGCTGGCGCCGCGGCGCCGAGAAGGCCGACGAGAACTAA
- a CDS encoding TetR/AcrR family transcriptional regulator — protein sequence MARTGRPAGPANETATVVLTAALELLLVEGATALTPQRLHQATGVSRSTIYRHWPTSTDVLAALIDVAPSPPGPSSGDLAADLHAAVDVLCDRLRDKPVAAFLQALTTTAALDPAAADLRRRYVEDLLEPFGTVLAQAEVPRGPADDVIAVVVSPLLVDALLLDRPAARARAHRAVDLCLAGLEGVSR from the coding sequence ATGGCACGAACAGGACGCCCAGCAGGGCCGGCGAACGAGACGGCGACCGTGGTGCTCACCGCGGCACTCGAGCTGCTGCTCGTGGAGGGCGCGACCGCGCTGACCCCGCAACGGCTGCACCAGGCGACCGGCGTCTCGCGCTCGACGATCTACCGGCACTGGCCGACCTCGACCGATGTGCTGGCCGCGCTCATCGACGTCGCTCCTTCCCCGCCAGGCCCCTCCTCCGGCGATCTCGCGGCCGACCTGCACGCGGCGGTCGACGTCCTGTGCGACCGGCTGCGTGACAAGCCGGTGGCGGCGTTCCTGCAGGCGCTGACCACCACCGCTGCCCTGGACCCGGCCGCCGCCGACCTGCGCCGGCGCTATGTCGAGGACCTGCTCGAGCCGTTCGGCACGGTGCTGGCCCAGGCCGAAGTGCCGCGCGGGCCGGCCGACGACGTGATCGCCGTGGTCGTCTCCCCGCTGCTCGTCGACGCCCTCCTGCTGGACCGGCCCGCGGCGCGCGCCCGGGCGCATCGCGCGGTGGACCTCTGCCTCGCCGGGCTCGAGGGCGTGTCGCGATGA
- the ftsE gene encoding cell division ATP-binding protein FtsE has product MIRFEKVTKTYPGTGSPALDQVSIDVEKGEFVFLVGTSGSGKSTALRLVLRETRPTSGRVYVAGKEINRLAGWKVPRLRRQIGTVFQDFRLLPNKTVSENVAFALQVIGRTRAEIASLVPETLELVGLEGKGDRLPDELSGGEQQRVAIARAFVNRPMILIADEPTGNLDPSTSVGIMKLLDRINRTGTTVLMATHDHGIVDQMRKRVIELDHGRVVRDQAQGVYGFQH; this is encoded by the coding sequence GTGATTCGATTCGAGAAGGTCACCAAGACCTACCCCGGCACGGGCAGCCCCGCCCTCGACCAGGTGTCGATCGACGTCGAGAAGGGCGAGTTCGTCTTCCTCGTCGGCACCTCCGGGTCCGGCAAGTCGACCGCGCTGCGCCTGGTGCTGCGCGAGACGCGCCCCACGTCGGGCCGCGTCTACGTCGCCGGCAAGGAGATCAACCGGCTCGCCGGCTGGAAGGTCCCCCGGCTGCGCCGCCAGATCGGCACGGTGTTCCAGGACTTCCGGCTGCTGCCCAACAAGACCGTCTCCGAGAACGTCGCCTTCGCCCTGCAGGTGATCGGCCGCACCCGCGCCGAGATCGCCAGCCTGGTCCCCGAGACCCTGGAGCTGGTCGGGCTCGAGGGCAAGGGCGACCGGCTGCCCGACGAGCTGTCCGGCGGCGAGCAGCAGCGCGTCGCCATCGCCCGCGCGTTCGTCAACCGGCCGATGATCCTGATCGCCGACGAGCCCACCGGCAACCTGGACCCGTCGACCTCGGTCGGCATCATGAAGCTGCTCGACCGCATCAACCGCACCGGTACGACGGTGCTCATGGCCACCCACGACCACGGCATCGTCGACCAGATGCGCAAGCGCGTCATCGAGCTCGACCACGGCCGGGTCGTGCGCGACCAGGCCCAGGGCGTCTACGGCTTCCAGCACTGA
- a CDS encoding aldo/keto reductase, whose amino-acid sequence MSTEHWRDLGTTGVKVSPLTLGAMMFGEWGNPDAEDSIRIIHRALDAGINVIDTADVYSRGESERIVGRALKGRREDVVLATKFHGSMSDEDPNHGGNSRRWIIREVESSLRRLRTDHIDLYQVHRPRPEIAIDDTLSALSDLVHQGKIRYIGTSTFLPSQVVEAQWVAERRHRERPVTEQPPYSILAREVERDLLPTAQKHGLGILPWSPLAGGWLSGRHRRGEEPVTSSRLARQPGRHDPHHPANARKLEAVHQLQDLADDAGVSLIHLALAFVLEHPAVSSAIIGPRTMEQLESQLGAVKVTLPRDVLDRVDEIVAPGTTINDADRGYAPPALTEARLRRRSAY is encoded by the coding sequence ATGAGCACCGAGCACTGGCGCGACCTCGGCACCACCGGCGTCAAGGTCAGCCCGCTCACCCTCGGCGCGATGATGTTCGGCGAGTGGGGCAACCCCGACGCCGAGGACTCGATCCGGATCATCCACCGGGCGCTGGACGCCGGCATCAACGTCATCGACACCGCCGACGTCTACTCCCGCGGGGAGTCCGAGCGGATCGTCGGCCGGGCCCTGAAGGGACGCCGCGAGGACGTGGTGCTGGCCACCAAGTTCCACGGCTCGATGTCGGATGAGGACCCCAACCACGGCGGCAACTCGCGGCGCTGGATCATCCGCGAGGTCGAGTCCTCGCTGCGCCGGCTGCGCACCGACCACATCGACCTCTACCAGGTGCACCGCCCGCGCCCGGAGATCGCGATCGACGACACCCTCTCGGCGCTCTCCGACCTGGTCCACCAGGGCAAGATCCGCTACATCGGCACCTCCACCTTCCTGCCCTCGCAGGTGGTCGAGGCGCAGTGGGTCGCCGAGCGCCGCCACCGCGAGCGGCCGGTGACCGAGCAGCCGCCGTACTCGATCCTGGCCCGCGAGGTCGAGCGCGACCTGCTGCCGACGGCGCAGAAGCACGGCCTCGGGATCCTTCCGTGGAGCCCGCTGGCCGGCGGCTGGCTCTCGGGTCGCCACCGCCGCGGCGAGGAGCCCGTGACCTCCTCGCGGCTCGCGCGCCAGCCCGGGCGCCACGACCCGCACCACCCGGCCAACGCCCGCAAGCTCGAGGCGGTGCACCAGCTCCAGGACCTCGCCGACGACGCCGGGGTCTCGCTGATCCACCTCGCGCTGGCGTTCGTGCTCGAGCACCCGGCGGTCTCCTCGGCCATCATCGGTCCCCGCACGATGGAGCAGCTGGAGTCCCAGCTGGGCGCGGTGAAGGTGACGCTGCCGCGCGACGTGCTCGACCGCGTCGACGAGATCGTCGCACCGGGCACCACGATCAACGACGCGGACCGGGGTTACGCACCTCCGGCCCTCACCGAGGCACGTCTGCGCCGCCGCTCGGCGTACTGA
- a CDS encoding LLM class flavin-dependent oxidoreductase encodes MSLHLNLFLYPGGHHEAAWRHPDTDISRVLDITYYQALARKAEGAKLDAIFFADGPSLADNIRYASRFRLEPLTWMSAIAAVTSRIGLIGTASTTYTEPYNLARQFASLDHLSNGRAGWNIVTTGAAGAAANFGLPEHPPHADRYARAEEYLEVVTRLWDSWEDEALVIDQDSGIFADTDRIHRVDHVGREFSVAGPLNLPRSPQGRPVYVQAGSSDDGRGFAARWAEAIFTAHQTLASAQEFYADIKERARGLGRDPGSVLVLPGISPVIAATEAEARVLHDRLNALTQPAYSLEVLHHTLGVDLSGYDLDGPVPAEAVRLDGERSASSRAQLVVDIVEREQPTIRQLMHRLAGARGHRVVVGTAEQVADQMQLWHESGAADGFNVMPPWLTGGFDRFVEGVLPILRERGLFRHEYDGTTLREHLGLERPPSLFAHPTPRQETA; translated from the coding sequence ATGAGCCTGCACCTGAACCTGTTCCTCTACCCCGGCGGGCACCACGAGGCCGCCTGGCGCCACCCCGACACCGACATCTCCCGGGTCCTGGACATCACCTACTACCAGGCGCTCGCCCGCAAGGCCGAGGGCGCGAAGCTCGACGCGATCTTCTTCGCCGACGGCCCCTCGCTGGCCGACAACATCCGCTACGCCTCGCGGTTCCGCCTCGAGCCGCTCACCTGGATGTCGGCGATCGCGGCGGTGACCAGCCGGATCGGGCTGATCGGCACCGCCTCGACGACCTACACCGAGCCCTACAACCTGGCCCGGCAGTTCGCCTCGCTCGACCACCTCAGCAACGGCCGCGCCGGCTGGAACATCGTCACCACCGGCGCCGCGGGGGCGGCGGCCAACTTCGGCCTCCCCGAGCACCCGCCGCACGCCGATCGCTACGCCCGCGCCGAGGAGTACCTCGAGGTGGTCACCCGGCTGTGGGACAGCTGGGAGGACGAGGCGCTGGTGATCGACCAGGACAGCGGGATCTTCGCCGACACCGACCGGATCCACCGCGTCGACCATGTCGGTCGGGAGTTCTCGGTCGCCGGACCGCTCAACCTGCCCCGCTCCCCGCAGGGCCGCCCGGTCTACGTGCAGGCCGGCTCCTCCGACGACGGGCGCGGCTTCGCGGCGCGCTGGGCCGAGGCGATCTTCACCGCCCACCAGACCCTGGCGAGCGCCCAGGAGTTCTACGCCGACATCAAGGAGCGTGCCCGCGGGCTCGGGCGCGACCCCGGGTCGGTCCTGGTACTGCCGGGCATCAGCCCGGTGATCGCCGCGACGGAGGCCGAGGCCCGGGTGCTGCACGACCGGCTCAACGCGCTCACCCAGCCGGCGTACTCGCTCGAGGTGCTGCACCACACCCTTGGCGTCGATCTGTCGGGCTACGACCTGGACGGCCCGGTCCCGGCCGAGGCCGTGCGCCTCGACGGCGAGCGCAGCGCCTCCAGCCGGGCGCAGCTCGTCGTCGACATCGTCGAGCGCGAGCAGCCGACGATCCGCCAGCTCATGCACCGCCTCGCCGGCGCCCGCGGGCACCGGGTGGTGGTCGGCACCGCCGAGCAGGTCGCCGACCAGATGCAGCTGTGGCACGAGAGCGGCGCGGCCGACGGCTTCAACGTCATGCCGCCGTGGCTGACCGGCGGCTTCGACCGGTTCGTCGAGGGCGTGCTGCCGATCCTGCGCGAGCGCGGGCTGTTCCGCCACGAGTACGACGGCACCACGCTGCGCGAGCACCTCGGCCTCGAGCGGCCCCCGAGCCTCTTCGCCCACCCCACACCCCGACAGGAGACCGCATGA
- a CDS encoding ABC transporter substrate-binding protein: MSSTPRRRHRRPRRRLSVSLAMAVSALVLAGCSSEAAGPELDTSADVPDEVPEETVLRVGDPATQTALEVSGLIDEIDFDIEWANINGGPKTLEAFRADALDVGAVADIPPLFATWTGTEVRILATRETVDPLEHPTYALGIAPGTEVADLDDLAGKKIAYSPGQAQGALVLRVLEKAGLAQDDVELVEMTSVDDSFVNALGSKQVDVAPLQPTLAKTYLAKYERDGAATIPSGVRDDAWVLYAPVEVVEDAHKAAAAKKYAALWARAQEWINEHPEEFAQAFYVDHEGLSPEDARYVVEVLGTFEIPTDWDDLIARHQATADLLAREQGHDELDVSELYDRRFEAAIAEAVGGAAGGATREPTAAGSPS; encoded by the coding sequence ATGTCGTCCACCCCCCGCCGGCGTCACCGACGACCGCGCCGCCGCCTCAGCGTCTCGCTGGCCATGGCCGTCTCCGCCCTGGTGCTGGCCGGGTGCTCCTCCGAGGCCGCCGGACCGGAGCTCGACACCAGCGCCGACGTGCCCGACGAGGTCCCCGAGGAGACGGTGCTGCGCGTCGGCGACCCGGCCACCCAGACCGCGCTCGAGGTGTCCGGCCTCATCGACGAGATCGACTTCGACATCGAGTGGGCCAACATCAACGGCGGTCCCAAGACCCTCGAGGCGTTCCGCGCCGACGCCCTCGACGTCGGCGCCGTGGCCGACATCCCGCCGCTCTTCGCCACCTGGACCGGCACCGAGGTGCGCATCCTCGCCACCCGCGAGACCGTCGACCCCCTCGAGCACCCGACGTACGCGCTCGGGATCGCGCCGGGCACCGAGGTCGCCGACCTCGACGACCTGGCCGGCAAGAAGATCGCCTACTCCCCCGGCCAGGCCCAGGGCGCGCTCGTGCTGCGCGTGCTGGAGAAGGCCGGGCTGGCGCAGGACGACGTCGAGCTGGTCGAGATGACCAGCGTCGACGACTCCTTCGTCAACGCGCTGGGCAGCAAGCAGGTCGACGTCGCGCCGCTCCAGCCGACGCTGGCCAAGACCTACCTCGCGAAGTACGAGCGCGACGGCGCCGCGACCATCCCCTCCGGGGTCCGCGACGACGCCTGGGTGCTCTACGCGCCGGTCGAGGTGGTCGAGGACGCCCACAAGGCCGCCGCCGCCAAGAAGTACGCCGCGCTCTGGGCCCGGGCGCAGGAGTGGATCAACGAGCACCCCGAGGAGTTCGCCCAGGCCTTCTATGTCGATCACGAGGGCCTCTCCCCCGAGGACGCGCGCTACGTCGTCGAGGTGCTCGGCACCTTCGAGATCCCGACCGACTGGGACGACCTGATCGCGCGCCACCAGGCGACCGCCGACCTGCTCGCCCGCGAGCAGGGACACGACGAGCTCGACGTCAGCGAGCTCTACGACCGCCGCTTCGAGGCAGCGATCGCCGAGGCCGTCGGCGGGGCAGCCGGCGGGGCGACCCGCGAACCCACCGCAGCAGGGAGCCCGTCATGA